The following coding sequences are from one Arachis hypogaea cultivar Tifrunner chromosome 7, arahy.Tifrunner.gnm2.J5K5, whole genome shotgun sequence window:
- the LOC112702165 gene encoding 3-hydroxyacyl-[acyl-carrier-protein] dehydratase, mitochondrial translates to MFPIRSLISSKTPSLRQFSSATTPQVLRPGDILGQSRRFTEEDVIQYSKVSHDSNPLHTDPVAARDVGFEGPLVHGMLVASLFPRIISSHFPGAVYVSQSLNFKFPVYIGDHITGEVEATHLRENKNRYLAKFKTRCLKNGELLVIEGEATAILPTLTFEQEQCKDC, encoded by the exons ATGTTCCCCATTAGGAGTTTAATTTCCAGCAAGACTCCGAGTCTGAGACAGTTTTCGTCCGCAACAACTCCTCAAGTGCTTAGGCCTGGTGATATCCTAGGACAATCAAGACGTTTTACCGAGGAAGATGTCATTCAATACTCTAAAGTCAGCCATGATTCTAATCCTTTGCATACTGATCCTGTGGCTGCCAGAGATGTCGGATTCGAAGGTCCTCTCGTCCATGGGATGCTCGTTGCTTCTCTCTTTCCTCGCATCATCTCGTCACATTTT CCTGGAGCTGTTTATGTCTCTCAAAGCTTGAATTTTAAGTTCCCTGTGTATATTGGAGACCACATTACTGGTGAAGTAGAAGCAACACAtctgagagaaaataaaaaccgATATCT TGCAAAGTTCAAAACAAGGTGCCTCAAGAATGGTGAACTGCTTGTTATTGAAGGTGAGGCTACAGCTATATTGCCAACACTGACCTTTGAACAAGAGCAATGTAAGGATTGCTGA